GAACATGTCGAACCGCTTCTATGCGGTGCATCCGCGCCGCAACGACCGGTTCCTGCGTGCCTCGAACCTGATGCGGGCGGTGTTCAACGATGTCGATTTCACCGAATTCAACTTCACCCGCCACATGCTGAGCACGCTGCAGGCCTATGCGCCGGACCGGTTCGACACGCTGGTGACCGAGTTGCGCGTGGCCTGGGTGGCACGGATGCGCGGGCTTCTGGAGCGGGTGCCGGGGCCGAAGCTCTTGTTGTGGCTGGGCGATTACCGCGATCCGCTGAGTTCCGATCCGCTGGGCGCAGAGCCGCTTCTGGTGACCCAGGCGATGGTGGATGAAATCGCGCCGCTGGCGCAGGGGCTGGTCAAGGTGCAACCTTCGACGACCTCGCGCTCCACCGGCACGGTGGGGATGCATTTCGGCCCGATGGAAGAACCGGCGGCGCAGACGATGCCGGGGCCGCTGGTGCATCAGGAAATCGCCGAGGCCTTGGCGCCCGTGGTGCGGAAGTTCCTGTAACCCTGCCCTGCGGCAAGGAAAAAGCCCCGCCAGTGGCGGGGCTTTCTGTTGCGTGATCGCCCGGATCAGAGCTTCTCGGCCAGTTCCGGCACGGCGGTGAAGAGATCGGCGACCAGACCGAAATCGGCGACCTGGAAGATCGGCGCCTCTTCATCCTTGTTGATCGCGACGATGATTTTCGAATCCTTCATCCCGGCCAGGTGCTGGATCGCGCCCGAGATGCCGACGGCGACATAAAGCTCGGGGGCGACGACCTTGCCGGTCTGACCCACCTGCCAGTCGTTCGGCGCAAAGCCGCTGTCGACCGCCGCGCGCGAGGCGCCCACAGCCGCGCCGAACTTGTCGGCCAGCTTCTCGATCAGCGCGAAATCGGCCTGGCTGCCGACGCCGCGACCGCCCGAGACGACGATCTTCGCCGAGGTCAGCTCCGGACGGTCCGAGGCCGCGACCTTGTCTTCGACCCAAGCCGAAAGGCCCGAAGCGGTTTCGCCCGAGATCGTCTCGACCGCGGCCGCGCCGGTGGCGGCAACCGCGCCAAAGGTCGCGGTGCGGACGGTGAAGACCTTGATCTTGTCCGACGATTTCACCGTCTGGATCGCGTTGCCCGCATAGATCGGACGCTCGAACGTCTCGGCGTCGATCACGGCGGTGATGTCGGTGATCATCATCACGTCCAGAAGCGCGGCGACGCGCGGCAGCACGTTCTTCGCCGCGGCGGTCGAGGCGGCGGCAACATGGGCATAGCCCGGGGCCAGACCGACGATCAGCGCGGCGGTGGCTTCGGCCAGGCCGTGGCTGTAGTCATTGGCGCCCGCCAGCAGCACTTTCGACACGCCGTCCAGCTTCGCGGCCTCGGCGGCGGCAGCTTCGGCACCGGCGCCAGCCACCAGAACGTGGACTTCGCCCAGAGCTTTCACTGCCGAGAGGGTTTTCGCAACGGAATCGGTGGCCAGTTGACCGCCGTTCACATCAGCAAGCAGAAGAACAGCCATCAGATCACCCCCGCGTCCTTGAGTTTGCCGATCAGCTCGTCGACCGAGCCGACCTTGATCCCGGCGGCACGGCCTGCCGGTTCCGCGGTCTTCACCACGGTCAGGCGCGGCGTGACATCGACGCCGTAATCGGCGGCGGTCTTCTCGGCCAGCTCTTTCTTCTTCGCCTTCATGATGTTGGGCAGCGAGGCATAGCGCGGCTCGTTCAGGCGCAGATCGGCGGTGATCACGGCCGGAAGCTTGACCTCGATCGTCTGCAGACCGCCGTCGACTTCGCGCGTCACCTTGGCGGCATCGCCCGCGATCTCGACCGCCGAAGCAAAGGACGCCTGCGCCCAGCCCAGCAGCGCCGCGACCATCTGGCCGGTCGCGTTCATGTCATTGTCGATCGCCTGCTTGCCGGTGATGATCAGGCCCGGCTGTTCCTCGGCGGCGACCTTGGCGATGATCTTCGCCACGGCCAAGGGCTCGATGTCGGTATGCACGTCCTCGGCGGCGACGACCAGGATGGCGCGGTCCGCCCCCATCGCCAGCGCCGTGCGCAGGGTTTCCTGCGCCTGTTTCACGCCCACGGACACGACGACGATCTCGGTCGCAGCACCTTTTTCCTTCAGCCGGATCGCCTCTTCGACGGCGATCTCGTCGAAGGGGTTCATCGACATTTTCACGTTCGCAAGATCGACCCCGCTGCCATCCGCCTTCACACGGACTTTCACGTTGTAGTCGATCACGCGCTTCACAGGCACGAGGACCTTCATCGGCGGTGTCTCCCTAGGTTTCGAAGGCGCCCCCGGGGGGGCGGATTCTTGCATCGGAAATTTTGTTACAATGCGACCGCAGCAAAAGACAGATGAAAAACGACGCCGGATGGTGTCGCTACGTCACGTCGCGAAGACAGTTGGGCGAAATCGACTCAGGCCTTGGAAAACATCCAGTCCTGCGCCCGCAGCGGCAGAATCCGTCGCGCGATGGCGGCCAGCCAGGTCGCCTTGGTCACATAGTAATGCGACTTCGGTTTCGGGTCGGTCAGGGCACGCAGGATCTGCTCCGTCACCGCCGAACAGGGCAGCTCGAACATGTCGGGCTTGCCCGAGGGGGAGTAGAGGCGCTTGAGCAGCGAGGTCTCGTACTGCTCGCGCCGGGCCGAGGCCTTCCAGTCGATCCATTTCTCGAAATGCGGGATCGAGTTGACCCGGATCTTTGTCGGGATCGGGCCGGGGTTCAGCGTGATGATATGGATGCCCGTATCGCGCATCTCGCGGCGCATCACCTCGGTCAGGCCTTCAAGCGCGAATTTGGTCGCCACATAGGCGCCGCGCCAGCGGATGCCGACAAGGCCAAGAACCGAGGAACATTGGATGATCCGGCCCTCGCCATTCTCGCCGTAAGCCCGCATCACCCTGATCGCGCGGATGGTCAGGTCATGCAGGCCGAAGAGGTTGGTTTCGAAGATCTCGCGCAAAGCGCCCGGGGGCAGATCCTCGGCGGCGCCGGGGCAGCCATAGGCGGCATTGTTGTAAAGCGCGTCCAGCCGCCCGTTCGCCCGCGCCAGGGCCTCGTTGAAACCGGCCTCGATCGAGGCGGGATCGGAGAGATCGAGCGGAAAGGAGATCAGCCCCTCGGACCGCAGCCGGGCGCAGTCTTCCTCGCGACGGCAGGTGGCCAGCACCTTCCAGCCCGCCTTCTGCAGCCCATGCGCCGCATCGTAACCGATGCCCGAAGAGCAGCCGGTGATCAGGATCGTCTTCGCCATCGTCATCCCCCGTGTTTCGTTCCAGATAGGCCAAGCCCCGGTGCGGGACAACGGTTTTGGCCGGTGTTTCTGCTGGACCGGGCGCCGGTCCCGAATTACACCGCGACCATGAGCAGCGACGACGAAACCCCGACTTCCGCAACCCATGCCGAACCGCTTTCGCGGGCGATCGGCGAGCGTTACCTGACCTATGCGCTCTCGACGATCATGCACCGGGCGCTGCCCGATGCGCGCGACGGGCTGAAGCCGGTGCACCGGCGCATCCTTTTTGCGATGCGGGAACTCAAGCTGAGCTCGACCGGCGGGTTTCGGAAATCGGCAAAGATTTCGGGCGACGTGATGGGGAACTATCACCCGCATGGCGACGCCGCGATCTATGATGCGATGGCGCGGCTCGCGCAGGATTTCGCCATGCGCTACCCGCTGGTGGACGGGCAGGGCAACTACGGCAACATCGACGGCGACGGCCCGGCCGCAAGCCGCTATACCGAGGCGCGTCTGGCCTCTCCGGCCGAAGCTTTGCTGGAAGGTCTGGCCGAGGATTCGGTCGATTTCCGCCCGAACTATGACGGCACGCTGACCGAGCCGGTCGTCCTGCCCGCTGCCTTCCCGAACCTGCTGGCCAATGGCGCCTCGGGCATTGCCGTCGGCATGGCGACGAACGTGCCGCCGCACAACCTCGATGAGCTGGTCGATGGCTGTCTGGCGATGATCGCCGATCCGGCGATCGAGGAGGCCCGGCTGGTCGATCTGATTCCCGGGCCGGATTTCCCGACCGGCGGGGTGATTGTGGAGCCCAAGGCGAATATCCTTGAGGCCTATCGCACCGGGCGCGGGGCGTTCCGGCTGCGGGCGCGCTGGGCGCTGGAGGATCTGGGGCGGGGGCAATGGCAGATCGTCGTCACCGAGATCCCCTATCAGGTGCAAAAGGCGAAGCTGATCGAGCGGCTGGCCGAGCTGATCGAGACGAAGAAGGTCCCGGCGCTGGCCGATGTGCGCGATGAAAGCGCCGAGGATGTGCGGATCGTGCTGGAGCCCCGGGCGCGGACGGTGGAACCGGCGCAGCTGATGGGGATGCTGTTTCGCAACTCGGAACTTGAGGTGCGGTTCAGTCTGAACATGAACGTGCTGATCGACGGGCGGGTGCCCAAGGTCTGCTCGCTGAAGGAAGTGCTGCGGGCCTTTCTGGACCATCGCCGCGAGGTGCTGTGTCGCCGCTCCCGCCACCGGCTGGAGAAGATCGCGAACCGCCTTGAAGTGCTCGAAGGCTATATCATTGCTTTCCTGAACCTCGATCGGGTGATCGAGATCATCCGCACCGAGGACGACCCGAAAGCCGCCCTGATGGCCGAGAACTGGGCGGCCGAGGCGGGCGCGGTGGTGCATCTGACCGAGGTGCAGGCCGAGGCGATCCTGAACATGCGGCTGCGTTCTTTGCGGCGGCTTGAGGAAATGGAACTGCGCGCCGAACGCGATGACCTGCTGAAGGAACGCGCGGGGCTGGAGGCGCTTCTGGCGTCCGAGGTCGCGCAATGGGCGCAGATTTCCTCGGAACTGGAAGACCTGCGCAAGACCTGGGGCAAGGCGACGAAAATCGGCGCGCGGCGGACCGATTTCGCCGAGGCGGGCGAGGTCGAGGAAGTGCCGATCGAGGCGATGATCGAGCGCGAGCCGATCACCGTGATCCTGTCGAAGATGGGCTGGGTGCGGGCGATGAAGGGGCATCAGCCGCTCGACGCCGAGGTGAAGTTCAAGGACGGCGACGGCCAGGCCTTTGCGCTGCATGCCGAGACGACGGACCGGATCGTGCTGATGGGCTCGAACGGGCGGGCCTGGACGCTTCTGGGCGCGAACCTGCCCGGCGGGCGGGGGATGGGCGAGCCGGTGCGGCTGATGCTGGAGATGCCGAACGAAGTCGAGGTGACCCATGTTCTGGTGCCGAAACCGGGCGAGAAATACCTGCTGGCCTCGTCCGAGGGGGACGGGTTCATCGCGCCCGCCGAGGAGCTGATCGCCTCGACCCGGACCGGCAAGCAGGTCTTGAACATGAGCGATGGTGTGCGCACGCGGGTGTGCCGGGTGGCTTCGGGCGATGCGGTGGCCTGTGTCGGCGAGAACCGCAAGCTTCTGGTCTTCCCGCTGGAGGAGCTGCCGGAGATGGCGCGCGGCAAGGGCGTGCGGCTGCAGAAGTTCAAGGATGGCGGGCTGTCGGATGCGATCACCTTCCGTCTGGCGGAGGGGCTGAGCTGGAAGGATCCGGCCGGGCGGACGCGGACCGAGGCGGATCTGTCGGAATGGCTGGGCAAGCGGGCGAGCGCCGGGCGGATGGCGCCGCGCGGTTTCCCGCGCGACAACCGGTTCCCCTGACGGGGTTTCGGGCGCTGCCGCGCCCGACCCGCGGGGGCTCCGCCCCCGCACCCCCGGCGTATTTTGCCAAGGAAAAGCAAGGTGCCCCCCGGACGTGTCGTTTCGGGGACGCGCGCTGCCCTGGCAGGCGGCCTTGCGCGAAGCGGGCTTGATTTTTCCCCGTTTCGGCAATAGGGAACGCGCCATATTCACTGGGCCGACGGCGGCCCCCGAACCAGAGGCGCCCGAAATGGCAAAGGCAAAGTTTGAACGGAACAAGCCGCACGTGAACATCGGCACGATCGGCCACGTGGACCACGGCAAGACGACGCTGACGGCGGCGATCACGAAGTACTACGGCGAATTCCGCGCCTATGACCAGATCGACGGTGCGCCGGAAGAGCGCGCGCGCGGGATCACGATCTCGACGGCGCACGTGGAATACGAGACGCCGAACCGTCACTATGCGCACGTGGACTGCCCCGGCCACGCCGACTATGTGAAGAACATGATCACCGGCGCGGCGCAGATGGACGGCGCGATTCTGGTGGTTGCGGCCTCGGACGGCCCGATGCCGCAAACGCGCGAGCACATCCTGCTCGGCCGTCAGGTGGGCATCCCCTACATGGTCGTCTACATGAACAAGGTTGACCTTGTGGACGACGAAGAGCTGCTCGAGCTCGTGGAAATGGAAGTCCGCGAACTGCTGTCGTCCTACGAATACCCCGGCGACGACATTCCGATCATCAAGGGCTCGGCCCACCAGGCGATGATCGGCGAGTCGAAGGAAATCGGCGAAGATTCGATCCACGCGCTGATGAAGGCCGTCGACGAATACATCCCGACCCCGGCGCGCGCGGTTGACCAGCCGTTCCTGATGCCGATCGAAGACGTGTTCTCGATCTCGGGCCGCGGCACCGTGGTGACCGGCCGTGTGGAACGCGGTGTGATCAACGTGGGCGACGAACTTGAAATCGTCGGCATCCGCGACACCAAGAAGTCGGTCTGCACCGGCGTCGAGATGTTCCGCAAGCTGCTCGACCGCGGCGAGGCGGGCGACAACATCGGCGCGCTGCTGCGCGGCATCGACCGTGACGGCGTCGAGCGTGGTCAGGTCCTGTGCAAGCCGGGTTCGGTGAAGCCGCACACGAACTTCGAAGCCGAAGCCTACATCCTGACGAAGGAAGAAGGCGGCCGCCACACGCCGTTCTTTGCGAACTACCGTCCGCAATTCTACTTCCGCACGACGGACGTGACGGGCACGGTGAAGCTGCCGGAAGGCACGGAAATGGTGATGCCGGGCGACAACCTGAAGTTCGAAGTCGAACTGATCGCGCCGATCGCGATGGAAGAGAAACTGCGCTTCGCGATCCGCGAAGGCGGCCGCACCGTCGGCGCCGGCGTCGTTTCCAAGATCATCAAGTAAGACCGCCGGTCTTTTTGCACGAAAACCGAAGGAGCGCCGAAAGGCGCTCCTTTTGCTTTGAGGGGTTGATGTCATGCCTGTTCGACGCGCGCCGTGAGGGCCCGACCGGCGCGAACGGACCCGAGGCCGCCTCCTGTGGGGCGCCGATTCCCGGCCCAGGGCAGTTCTCCGGCCTTAGCGGGAAAATTTTCCATCGTTATGCCGCACTGCATGGCAATAAAATTGCGAGGCGGGTTTTGGCGCGCTTTTCGAGGTGTCGACTTCGTCCAATGTTTTCTGGGCATTTTTGGAGTTGAGGGAGAAAGTTTGGGAATTTTTGAAAAAGGGGGTTGCGGAGGTTTGTCGGTATCCGTAGAAGACCCCTCACCGAAGCGACGGTGGTTGCGGACGGTAGCGGACGGAAGCGCAAGCGACTGAAAGCAAACGGAAAACTGGAGATGAGGGTGGCTGGATGCGCCAAGGGATTGGTGCTGACGGTTGTTTTTGTTTCCTTGCTCTTTGACATTGATGCTATCTG
This DNA window, taken from Rhodobacter capsulatus SB 1003, encodes the following:
- the tuf gene encoding elongation factor Tu → MAKAKFERNKPHVNIGTIGHVDHGKTTLTAAITKYYGEFRAYDQIDGAPEERARGITISTAHVEYETPNRHYAHVDCPGHADYVKNMITGAAQMDGAILVVAASDGPMPQTREHILLGRQVGIPYMVVYMNKVDLVDDEELLELVEMEVRELLSSYEYPGDDIPIIKGSAHQAMIGESKEIGEDSIHALMKAVDEYIPTPARAVDQPFLMPIEDVFSISGRGTVVTGRVERGVINVGDELEIVGIRDTKKSVCTGVEMFRKLLDRGEAGDNIGALLRGIDRDGVERGQVLCKPGSVKPHTNFEAEAYILTKEEGGRHTPFFANYRPQFYFRTTDVTGTVKLPEGTEMVMPGDNLKFEVELIAPIAMEEKLRFAIREGGRTVGAGVVSKIIK
- a CDS encoding DUF6473 family protein codes for the protein MAFEYTGSGALDYFPCRYGKSKLLFRGPRRDLTRPFVAAMGGSETYGKFVAEPWPMLLEDRLEFPVVNFGYLNAGIDVFHSEPQLPEATKSTTLSIIQLLGAPNMSNRFYAVHPRRNDRFLRASNLMRAVFNDVDFTEFNFTRHMLSTLQAYAPDRFDTLVTELRVAWVARMRGLLERVPGPKLLLWLGDYRDPLSSDPLGAEPLLVTQAMVDEIAPLAQGLVKVQPSTTSRSTGTVGMHFGPMEEPAAQTMPGPLVHQEIAEALAPVVRKFL
- a CDS encoding electron transfer flavoprotein subunit beta/FixA family protein, translating into MKVLVPVKRVIDYNVKVRVKADGSGVDLANVKMSMNPFDEIAVEEAIRLKEKGAATEIVVVSVGVKQAQETLRTALAMGADRAILVVAAEDVHTDIEPLAVAKIIAKVAAEEQPGLIITGKQAIDNDMNATGQMVAALLGWAQASFASAVEIAGDAAKVTREVDGGLQTIEVKLPAVITADLRLNEPRYASLPNIMKAKKKELAEKTAADYGVDVTPRLTVVKTAEPAGRAAGIKVGSVDELIGKLKDAGVI
- the parC gene encoding DNA topoisomerase IV subunit A — translated: MSSDDETPTSATHAEPLSRAIGERYLTYALSTIMHRALPDARDGLKPVHRRILFAMRELKLSSTGGFRKSAKISGDVMGNYHPHGDAAIYDAMARLAQDFAMRYPLVDGQGNYGNIDGDGPAASRYTEARLASPAEALLEGLAEDSVDFRPNYDGTLTEPVVLPAAFPNLLANGASGIAVGMATNVPPHNLDELVDGCLAMIADPAIEEARLVDLIPGPDFPTGGVIVEPKANILEAYRTGRGAFRLRARWALEDLGRGQWQIVVTEIPYQVQKAKLIERLAELIETKKVPALADVRDESAEDVRIVLEPRARTVEPAQLMGMLFRNSELEVRFSLNMNVLIDGRVPKVCSLKEVLRAFLDHRREVLCRRSRHRLEKIANRLEVLEGYIIAFLNLDRVIEIIRTEDDPKAALMAENWAAEAGAVVHLTEVQAEAILNMRLRSLRRLEEMELRAERDDLLKERAGLEALLASEVAQWAQISSELEDLRKTWGKATKIGARRTDFAEAGEVEEVPIEAMIEREPITVILSKMGWVRAMKGHQPLDAEVKFKDGDGQAFALHAETTDRIVLMGSNGRAWTLLGANLPGGRGMGEPVRLMLEMPNEVEVTHVLVPKPGEKYLLASSEGDGFIAPAEELIASTRTGKQVLNMSDGVRTRVCRVASGDAVACVGENRKLLVFPLEELPEMARGKGVRLQKFKDGGLSDAITFRLAEGLSWKDPAGRTRTEADLSEWLGKRASAGRMAPRGFPRDNRFP
- a CDS encoding SDR family NAD(P)-dependent oxidoreductase: MAKTILITGCSSGIGYDAAHGLQKAGWKVLATCRREEDCARLRSEGLISFPLDLSDPASIEAGFNEALARANGRLDALYNNAAYGCPGAAEDLPPGALREIFETNLFGLHDLTIRAIRVMRAYGENGEGRIIQCSSVLGLVGIRWRGAYVATKFALEGLTEVMRREMRDTGIHIITLNPGPIPTKIRVNSIPHFEKWIDWKASARREQYETSLLKRLYSPSGKPDMFELPCSAVTEQILRALTDPKPKSHYYVTKATWLAAIARRILPLRAQDWMFSKA
- a CDS encoding electron transfer flavoprotein subunit alpha/FixB family protein, producing the protein MAVLLLADVNGGQLATDSVAKTLSAVKALGEVHVLVAGAGAEAAAAEAAKLDGVSKVLLAGANDYSHGLAEATAALIVGLAPGYAHVAAASTAAAKNVLPRVAALLDVMMITDITAVIDAETFERPIYAGNAIQTVKSSDKIKVFTVRTATFGAVAATGAAAVETISGETASGLSAWVEDKVAASDRPELTSAKIVVSGGRGVGSQADFALIEKLADKFGAAVGASRAAVDSGFAPNDWQVGQTGKVVAPELYVAVGISGAIQHLAGMKDSKIIVAINKDEEAPIFQVADFGLVADLFTAVPELAEKL